A DNA window from Halomonas zincidurans B6 contains the following coding sequences:
- a CDS encoding dienelactone hydrolase family protein encodes MSQSPVTTQWIDIASHDGLSFKGYLALPPAGKGPGIVLIQEIFGVNRHIRSVAEQYALDGYVVLAPDVFWRQEPGVELAYEGNDMDKAFRLVNEIDFTVAVKDLASTTQALRQRPECQGEVASLGYCMGGILAYLAGIESGVDKAVCFYPGGIAKHLDKSDALKVPAQFHFAGNDGHITDEHIGQVRDTFAQRDDVEIHVYDGADHGFNCWARSAYHRHAAALSHGQALTFLENA; translated from the coding sequence ATGTCGCAATCACCCGTCACCACCCAGTGGATCGATATCGCCAGCCACGACGGCCTGTCCTTCAAGGGCTACCTGGCCCTGCCGCCGGCCGGCAAGGGCCCGGGCATCGTGCTGATTCAGGAGATCTTCGGCGTCAACCGGCACATCCGCAGCGTCGCCGAGCAGTACGCGCTGGACGGCTACGTGGTGCTCGCCCCGGACGTGTTCTGGCGCCAGGAACCGGGCGTCGAGCTGGCCTACGAAGGCAATGACATGGACAAGGCCTTCAGGCTGGTCAACGAGATCGACTTCACGGTCGCCGTGAAGGATCTGGCCAGCACCACCCAGGCACTGCGTCAGCGCCCCGAATGCCAGGGCGAGGTGGCCTCGCTGGGCTACTGCATGGGCGGGATTCTCGCCTATCTGGCCGGCATCGAATCCGGCGTCGACAAGGCCGTGTGCTTCTACCCCGGCGGCATCGCCAAGCATCTCGACAAGTCGGACGCACTCAAGGTCCCGGCGCAATTCCACTTCGCCGGCAACGACGGCCATATCACCGACGAGCACATCGGCCAGGTACGCGATACCTTCGCCCAGCGCGACGACGTCGAGATCCACGTCTACGATGGCGCCGATCACGGCTTCAACTGCTGGGCGCGCAGCGCCTATCACCGTCACGCCGCCGCACTGTCCCACGGCCAGGCGCTGACCTTCCTGGAAAACGCCTGA
- a CDS encoding DksA/TraR family C4-type zinc finger protein: MAGGWSRDGAVQDQIDSTVEDAVQRSRSQLPRGESLTHCEECDAPIPQARREAVPGVRLCIVCQSERDRHQAAFSGYNRRGSKDSQLR, encoded by the coding sequence ATGGCCGGCGGATGGTCGCGGGATGGCGCCGTGCAGGACCAGATCGACAGCACGGTCGAGGATGCCGTGCAACGCTCGCGCAGCCAGTTGCCACGCGGCGAGAGCCTGACCCACTGCGAGGAGTGCGACGCGCCGATTCCCCAGGCCCGCCGCGAGGCGGTGCCCGGGGTGCGCCTGTGCATCGTCTGCCAGAGCGAACGCGACAGGCACCAGGCGGCGTTCAGCGGTTACAACCGTCGCGGCAGCAAGGACAGCCAGTTACGCTGA
- a CDS encoding heme-binding protein yields MHTKAVLNLSDVNAILDAAQQEAEANHWAVTIAVADDGGHLLGLRRLDGAAPFSAGVASEKARNAAIGRKETQVFEEMINNGRTAFVTAPLKALLTGGVPVIVDGQVIASVGVSGVKPDQDAQVAKAGVAAIG; encoded by the coding sequence ATGCACACCAAAGCCGTACTCAACTTGAGCGACGTCAACGCCATCCTCGATGCCGCGCAGCAGGAAGCCGAGGCCAACCACTGGGCGGTGACCATCGCCGTCGCCGACGATGGCGGCCACCTGCTCGGCCTGCGACGGCTCGATGGCGCCGCGCCCTTCTCGGCCGGCGTGGCCAGCGAAAAGGCCCGCAACGCCGCCATCGGCCGCAAGGAGACCCAGGTCTTCGAGGAGATGATCAACAACGGCCGCACCGCCTTCGTCACCGCGCCGCTCAAGGCGCTGCTCACCGGCGGCGTGCCGGTGATCGTCGACGGCCAGGTGATCGCCAGTGTCGGCGTTTCCGGCGTCAAGCCGGATCAGGACGCGCAGGTCGCCAAGGCCGGTGTCGCGGCCATCGGCTGA
- a CDS encoding IS110 family transposase, producing MNHISIVGIDLAKHVFQLHAIDAHGRKVFGKAVSRQQLRLTLSRMPPCRVAMEACGSAHYWAREIRAMGHDARLLPPQAVKPFVQGHKNDARDAAGIAEAAARPATPHVAIKTEAQQALQAVHRVRTRLVRERTAIVALANKLARICWSVLAHGRPYQPQGQAI from the coding sequence ATGAATCACATTAGCATTGTGGGGATCGATCTCGCCAAGCATGTCTTCCAGCTGCACGCCATCGATGCACACGGCCGTAAGGTCTTCGGCAAGGCAGTGAGCCGGCAGCAACTGCGCCTGACACTGAGCCGGATGCCACCTTGCCGGGTTGCGATGGAAGCCTGTGGTTCGGCCCATTATTGGGCGCGCGAGATCCGCGCGATGGGGCATGACGCGCGCCTGTTGCCGCCCCAGGCCGTGAAGCCCTTCGTCCAGGGCCACAAGAACGACGCCCGCGATGCCGCGGGGATCGCCGAGGCGGCGGCGCGCCCCGCCACGCCCCACGTAGCCATCAAGACCGAGGCACAACAGGCGCTTCAGGCCGTGCATCGGGTACGCACGCGCCTGGTTCGCGAGCGCACGGCGATCGTGGCGCTGGCCAACAAGCTGGCCCGGATCTGTTGGTCCGTGCTGGCTCATGGCCGGCCTTACCAGCCTCAGGGCCAGGCGATCTGA
- a CDS encoding PA4780 family RIO1-like protein kinase: protein MKVPKRLQPLVDDGLIDEVVSQLMSGKEAQVYVVRCGGERRCAKVFKEASQRSFKQAVQYQEGRKERNSRRARAMAKKTRYGQKEQEAAWLSAEVDALYRLAAAGVRVPRPHGFVDGVLLMDLISDGEGDVAPRLGEVTLSPQQARDYHDRVIADVVRMLCAGLVHGDLSEFNVLVDRDGPVIIDLPQAVDAAGNNSAPMLLVRDVDTMRDWFGRFEPALLDTDYGKEIWALFEAGELHPESRLTGHFEPDTHSVDVMELMAVIDDAREEAEERRERERDDAEDDDY from the coding sequence ATGAAAGTACCCAAGCGACTCCAGCCCCTGGTCGACGACGGCCTGATCGACGAGGTCGTCAGCCAGTTGATGAGCGGCAAGGAAGCCCAGGTCTATGTGGTGCGCTGCGGCGGCGAGCGGCGTTGCGCCAAGGTCTTCAAGGAGGCCAGCCAGCGCAGCTTCAAGCAGGCCGTGCAGTATCAGGAGGGCCGCAAGGAGCGCAACAGCCGGCGCGCCCGGGCGATGGCCAAGAAGACCCGCTACGGCCAGAAGGAACAGGAAGCGGCCTGGCTCAGCGCCGAGGTCGATGCGCTGTACCGGCTGGCCGCGGCGGGGGTGCGCGTGCCGCGCCCCCATGGCTTCGTCGACGGCGTGTTGCTGATGGACCTGATCAGCGACGGCGAGGGCGATGTCGCGCCGCGGCTCGGCGAGGTGACGCTGAGCCCACAGCAGGCCCGCGACTATCACGACAGGGTGATCGCCGACGTGGTGCGCATGCTGTGCGCCGGGCTGGTGCACGGCGACCTGTCCGAGTTCAACGTGCTGGTCGATCGCGACGGCCCGGTGATCATCGACCTGCCCCAGGCGGTCGATGCGGCGGGCAACAACAGCGCGCCGATGCTGCTGGTGCGCGACGTCGACACCATGCGCGACTGGTTCGGACGCTTCGAGCCGGCGCTGCTCGACACCGACTACGGCAAGGAGATCTGGGCGCTTTTCGAGGCCGGCGAGCTGCACCCGGAGAGCCGGCTCACCGGGCACTTCGAACCCGACACCCACAGCGTCGACGTGATGGAGCTGATGGCGGTGATCGACGACGCCCGCGAAGAGGCCGAGGAGCGACGCGAACGCGAGCGTGACGATGCCGAGGATGACGACTACTGA
- a CDS encoding urea carboxylase-associated family protein, translating into MAHVPAAYQATQGSPLDIDRDFYRRIADDSAGRTLVERLRVPIRDARAWRVPAGHVFRICTTDGPQVGDLNLWSLANPRERMWASRTRQLQRAHVTTFDRLWSSLPYIRPLATIVADTLDWYGVDADGGRLHDLLGTRCDPYVNRLLTGEDFDFHCHSNLTRAVLPHGLDERDVHDVLNVFQCTGLNADDEYFMKACPARPGDYLEFFAEIDLLCALSCCPGGDLSLQLWGATDEQLLATCHPLDVEVYALDPALLEGWRSPAPSAYSGGHGLRLDGPDWTARHPSIRRK; encoded by the coding sequence ATGGCCCACGTTCCCGCCGCCTACCAGGCGACCCAGGGCTCGCCGCTCGACATCGACCGCGACTTCTACCGGCGTATTGCCGATGACAGCGCAGGGCGCACCCTCGTCGAGCGCCTGCGGGTGCCGATCCGCGACGCTCGCGCCTGGCGGGTTCCCGCCGGCCATGTGTTCCGCATCTGCACCACCGACGGCCCCCAGGTCGGCGATCTCAACCTTTGGTCGCTGGCCAACCCGCGCGAGCGGATGTGGGCCTCGCGCACCCGCCAGTTGCAGCGCGCCCACGTCACCACCTTCGACCGGCTGTGGTCGAGCCTGCCCTATATCCGCCCGCTGGCGACCATCGTCGCCGACACCCTCGACTGGTATGGCGTCGATGCCGACGGCGGGCGTCTGCACGACCTGCTGGGCACGCGCTGCGATCCCTACGTCAACCGACTGCTCACCGGCGAGGACTTCGACTTTCATTGCCACTCCAACCTGACCCGCGCGGTGCTGCCCCACGGCCTCGACGAACGCGACGTCCACGACGTGCTCAACGTCTTCCAGTGCACCGGGCTCAATGCCGACGACGAATACTTCATGAAGGCCTGTCCGGCGCGCCCCGGCGATTATCTGGAATTCTTCGCCGAGATCGACCTGCTGTGCGCGCTGTCATGCTGCCCCGGCGGCGATCTGTCGCTGCAGCTGTGGGGCGCGACCGACGAGCAATTGCTGGCGACCTGCCACCCGCTCGATGTCGAGGTATACGCCCTCGACCCGGCGCTGCTCGAAGGCTGGCGATCACCCGCGCCTTCGGCCTATTCCGGCGGCCACGGTCTGCGCCTGGACGGCCCCGACTGGACGGCGCGGCATCCCTCGATTCGTCGAAAGTGA